ACCACCAGGTAGACCGGCACGGCGTGCCCGGCAACGCGGTGGTGTTCATCCCCAAGCCGCAGGTGCCGGACTACAACCGCGCCGCGCCGTCGGGTGACCGCCGCGACTACCGCGACGAAGTGGTCGCCAGGCTGATGGAGTTCGGCCAGACGCGCGAGGGCGCCAACCGCATCGCCGACATGGTGCTGCCCGACCTGCTGACGATCGACACGTCGCGCCCCACGGCCTACCCCAATGGACGGGCGCCGGCGGACGACGTGATCACGGCCAACCTGATGACCGTCTTCGGCACGAACGACAAGCTGAACGACGACCACGTGGATGCCAACGACAAGGCCTTCACGGGGGCCTTCCCCTTCCTCGCGGCGCCCCACACCCGGTGAGGTGGCGGCTTCTGCTGGCTGGCGGCGGCGCGGCCGCCGCCGCGCTGGCGTTCGGCGCGCTCACGATGCGGCGGGCGGATGCGCGCCCGGCGGACGCGGGCGCCGAGGTGGCCACGCTGTCGCGCAGCATCGCCTTCTTCGAGCAGCGGCTGGCGGCGGACCCGGAGAACTTCCTGGCCGCCGGGCACCTGGCCGACCGCTACCTGCTGCGCTACCAGCTGGCGGCCGGTGAGGGAGACGTGCGGCGCGCGGAGCAGGTGGCCCACGCCGCCCTGCGCGTGGCGCCCAACCGCGCCGGCGCGTTGGCCCGGCTTTCCAGCATTCACCTGACGCAGCACCAGTTCGCCGAGGCGCTTTCCGCTGCGGAGCAGGGCGTGGCCGCCGACAGCACCGACGCCGCGGCGCTCGCCGCATTGTACGACGCGGCGATGGCCTCGGGGCGGTACGGCCGCGCCATGTGGGCCGCGGGACGGCTGCCGGCGGCGTCCCCGGCGCGGGAGATCCGCACCGCGGGGTGGCTGGCGGCCCAGGGCGAGGTGCAGGCGGCCCACGCGATGCTGGAGCGCACCTGCCAGGGCTTTCGCGACGAGTCGCTGCGCCCGCAGATGATCGCGTGGTGCCTGACGGAGCTCGCCGGCCTGCGCAACGAGGCCCGGGGCCCCGCCGCCGCCCGCACGCTGCTGAACGAGGCGCTGCGGGTGCAGCCCGGCTACCGCGGCGCCGTCGAGGGGCTGGCGGCGCTGGCGCACGCGGAGGGCGACTGGAAGGAGTCCGCCCGCCTGTACGGCTCCATCGCCAGCGACGCGCACCCCGACATCCACCTTCGCCTGGCCGAGGCGCACCGTGAGCTGGGCGACCCCGGCGCCGCGGCCCGCCACGAGCAGGCGTTTCTGCGCGTGGCGTCGCGGTCGGAAGCCGAGCCGCTGCACGCGCACCCGCTGGCCCTGTTCTACGCCGCCACCCCGGCTACCCGCGACGCCGCCCTGGCTGTTGCGCTGCGCGACGTGCGGCGCCGCCCGGTGGTGGAAAGCTGGGACGTGCTGAGCTGGGTGAGGTTCCAGCGAGGCGAGCTGGGCCAGGCCCTGGCCGCCTCCGATTCGGCCGCGGCGTGGGGTGCGCCCAGTCCGACGATGCAGTACCACCGCGCGCGCATCCTGCGGGCGCTTGGCCGCGAGGGGGAGGCCGCGCCCCTTCTGCGCGAGGCGCTGCGCCGGCCGGACCTGCTGGAGCCGGAGGCCCGGCGCGAAGTGGCCGCGTCGCGCCGGGGCTGAGCCGGGCGCAACCCTTGCTCAACCAGCGCCGGCCTCGTCACCCGCGATGAGGGCGCCGGCGGTGCGTCGGCCGCGGTGGAATCTCCTTTTGCCGAGCGTATGACTGGGGCCCTCTGGTTCGTGGTGGTGGGTGTTCTGCTGGTGGCCATCGCGCTGTCCCGCTCGGTGCTCATCCGCCTGCCGCTTTCCACGGCCATGCTGTACCTGGCGGCCGGGTTCTTTCTCGGACCGCACGGCGTGGGGCTCCTGCGGGTGGACATCTACACGCAGTCCGCCATGTGGGAGCGCATCACCGAGGTGGCCGTGCTCATCTCGCTCTTCGGGGCCGGGCTCAAGCTGCGCGCGCCCCTGACCGACGGGAGCTGGTTGACTCCCCTGCGCCTCGCCACCGTATCGATGACCGTGACGGTGGGGCTGGTGACGCTCGTCGGCGTGTTCGGGATGGGGCTTCCCGTCGGCGCGGCGGTCCTGCTGGGGGCGATCCTGGCGCCCACCGACCCCGTGCTCGCTTCCGACGTGCAGGTCACGCACCCGACGGACCGCGACCGCCTGCGCTTTGGCCTGACGGGCGAGGCCGGGCTGAACGACGGGACGGCGTTTCCGTTCGTGATGCTGGGACTGGGGCTGCTGGGGCTTCACGAGATCGGCGAGATGGGGTGGCGCTGGTTCGCGGTAGACCTGCTCTGGGCCGTGGCGGCGGGGCTGGGCGTGGGTGCCCTGCTGGGAACGCTGGTGGGACGCCTGGTCATCTACCTTCGCCAGGTTCATCGCGAGGCGGTGGGGCTGGACGACTTCCTGGCGCTGGGCTTGATCGCGCTGTCCTACGGCGTGGCCCTGCTGGTCCTGGGCTACGGGTTTCTCGCGGTGTTCGCGGCGGGTCTGGCGTTGCGGCGGATCGAGCGGCAGTCCACGGGCGGTGAGGCGCCGCCCGAAGACGTGGCGCTCGCCGGCTCCGCGGCCGAGGCCGACGAGGTGGCCACCGACCCGGACAAGGCGCCCGCGTACATGGCCCAGGCGGCGCTGGGATTCGTGGAGCAGCTGGAGCGGATCGGCGTCGTGGCGGTGGTGCTGCTGCTGGGCGGAATGATCTCGTGGAACTTCCTTCCTGGTGTGGCCCTGTGGTTCATCCCCCTGCTGTTCCTGGTGATCCGCCCCGTGTCGGTGTACGTGGGGCTGCTGGGCTCCAGCACCACGCACGTACAGCGCGGGATGATCGCGTGGTTCGGCATCCGGGGCATTGGCTCCGTGTACTACCTGACGTATGCCATGCAGCACGGGCTGCCGGAGGAGTTCAGCCGCGCGGTGGCCGCGCTGGTGCTGGCCACCGTCGCCGTGTCGGCGGTGGTCCACGGGATGTCCGTCACGCCGCTGATGGGGCTGTACACTCGCGGGCGGGAAAAGGAGGAGGGCGAGTCTGGGTCGAGCGCATCAGGCCAGCCGAAGCGCGAGCTGTCATCCTGAGTCTTTCACCGTCCTCCGGCCGACCCTGAGGGATGAAAAGGGCTCGCGGGCGCCGTTTATGATTTGGACGAACTGGACTTTTTCTATTCAGGCCCAAGCGCACCCCGCCGTCCCGTACGACGAGCCACGCGGGGCAGAAGGCTCTGACCGCGCCCGCGTACAAGCCAGGGCGCGCCAAAGAACGGATGGGGGGCAAGAAAGCAAGGGGGCGGCCCTGGTGGGCCGCCTCCTCCGTCATCAGGTTTCGGGCAACTCTTTTGGTCTGACGGCTCCGAACTGGGTTTCAGCCATCTGCACGTACGCGTGCTGCGTATGGGCGGACGCAAAGAAGCCGGCCCGTATGCGCTCCAGCACGGCGCCGCTCACGGGTTGCCGCTGCCGTGCGGTGCCGTCCGCAGCTAGTTTCGAAAGCCGTTCACCCGTCCATCGGATCACCTCCCGGTACGACACCGATGTGGGGTGGCGGATGAACGGGTGATCCCCCACATCAAGAATGCACGTACGATCCGAGTGCGAACGCAGAGATGTGAGCATCACGGCCAAGTATGCATCCGCAGCGCCCGCCGGGCCCCAGAGAATGACCCACAAGTGCGGAGACGGAACCCTGCCGCCGGTCAGAAGGAAGGTATCTCCCGCGGTCGTGGGCATACATCGTCAGGCAAACAGGGATGCGGCATACGCGGCATGGTCCCACTCCGCCTTCATCTCCGCGACATCTTCGGTGGAGTAACCCTCGCTCAACAGGATTTCGTCGGGACTGATGGGCAAGGATGAGCCCTCGGGATCAGTCCACTCTGGCAGGGTGTGCGTAAACTTCACCAACTCCCACCTGTCCATGTGTCCATAGCGCCGGAAGATTTCGTCGATCAGGGTTTCTTCGGCGGGAGAGAGCTGGTCGTTCGGAACGGCAGCCCCGGGATTCTTCAGCGCTACCTCGTAGTTGCGCTTGGGCCCGATGTACTTGTCCCAATATCCGTCTTCGTACATCTCGGGCTCGTTGATCCGGTTCAGCGTAGCGCTCAGCACCGGTCCATAGGGCATGGAGACGTAGGAATCGGAGGTGAGGGGAGCACCAAAGCGCACCAGGGCTTCCCGCTCCGTCAGGTAGAGCAGTTTGATGAGCTTCATGTAGCTCATCCTGCCTCCACGGAGCTGGAGCAGCCGAGCAGCGGCCTGGGTGGCCTTTTCTTCACGGTAGCGTCTACGCATCGTGTCTCTCCTCTTTCTTGCTCCGCTTCGAACACCGGAGACGCCGATTCCGTTCCCCCGAAGGCACTGCCGAGGGAACACCAAGACGTTGTGGCGCAGCCTGTTGTGGGAGCATCGAGAGCATCGAGGGGAGACCCCGCTCCTTGTGCTGGACAAGATGCTGCGATCCCGCGAGTCCGGCAAGCTCATTGC
This Longimicrobium sp. DNA region includes the following protein-coding sequences:
- a CDS encoding cation:proton antiporter, producing MTGALWFVVVGVLLVAIALSRSVLIRLPLSTAMLYLAAGFFLGPHGVGLLRVDIYTQSAMWERITEVAVLISLFGAGLKLRAPLTDGSWLTPLRLATVSMTVTVGLVTLVGVFGMGLPVGAAVLLGAILAPTDPVLASDVQVTHPTDRDRLRFGLTGEAGLNDGTAFPFVMLGLGLLGLHEIGEMGWRWFAVDLLWAVAAGLGVGALLGTLVGRLVIYLRQVHREAVGLDDFLALGLIALSYGVALLVLGYGFLAVFAAGLALRRIERQSTGGEAPPEDVALAGSAAEADEVATDPDKAPAYMAQAALGFVEQLERIGVVAVVLLLGGMISWNFLPGVALWFIPLLFLVIRPVSVYVGLLGSSTTHVQRGMIAWFGIRGIGSVYYLTYAMQHGLPEEFSRAVAALVLATVAVSAVVHGMSVTPLMGLYTRGREKEEGESGSSASGQPKRELSS
- a CDS encoding Panacea domain-containing protein, yielding MRRRYREEKATQAAARLLQLRGGRMSYMKLIKLLYLTEREALVRFGAPLTSDSYVSMPYGPVLSATLNRINEPEMYEDGYWDKYIGPKRNYEVALKNPGAAVPNDQLSPAEETLIDEIFRRYGHMDRWELVKFTHTLPEWTDPEGSSLPISPDEILLSEGYSTEDVAEMKAEWDHAAYAASLFA